A window from Gottschalkiaceae bacterium SANA encodes these proteins:
- the rplA gene encoding 50S ribosomal protein L1, with amino-acid sequence MAKKGKRYADAVKAIDNTKQYDTAEAIQLVLQNAKAKFDETIELHVKLGVDSRHADQQVRGAMVLPHGTGKTKRVLVFAKGDKLKEAEEAGADFFGAEEYMEKIQKENWFEFDAVIATPDMMGVVGRLGRVLGPKGLMPNPKSGTVTFDVAKAINEIKAGKVEYRVDKTNIIHVPVGRASFGEEKITANFEAMMRAIVKARPSAAKGRYLRSVALTSTMGPSVRLNGAKLMEL; translated from the coding sequence ATGGCAAAAAAAGGTAAACGTTATGCAGATGCTGTAAAAGCAATCGATAACACAAAGCAATACGATACTGCTGAAGCGATTCAATTGGTACTTCAAAACGCGAAAGCGAAATTTGATGAAACCATTGAACTTCATGTAAAATTGGGTGTTGACTCTCGACACGCGGATCAACAAGTCCGTGGTGCGATGGTTCTTCCTCACGGAACGGGCAAAACAAAGCGCGTTTTGGTTTTCGCAAAAGGCGATAAACTAAAAGAGGCTGAAGAAGCCGGCGCAGATTTTTTCGGTGCTGAAGAGTACATGGAGAAAATCCAAAAAGAAAACTGGTTTGAATTTGACGCGGTAATTGCAACTCCAGATATGATGGGTGTTGTTGGCCGTTTGGGTCGAGTATTGGGACCAAAAGGTTTAATGCCGAATCCAAAGTCAGGCACGGTTACTTTCGATGTTGCCAAAGCGATCAATGAGATCAAAGCTGGTAAGGTTGAGTACCGAGTTGACAAAACAAATATCATTCACGTTCCAGTGGGACGAGCTTCTTTCGGCGAAGAGAAGATCACGGCAAACTTTGAAGCGATGATGAGAGCGATTGTAAAAGCGCGTCCGTCTGCTGCAAAAGGTCGTTACCTACGAAGTGTTGCGTTGACAAGTACAATGGGACCATCGGTTCGATTGAACGGCGCAAAATTGATGGAACTATAA
- the nusG gene encoding transcription termination/antitermination protein NusG: MTESTGKWYVVHTYSGHENKVKKNIEKMVENRGMEDQLEEVSVPMEEVVEVKDGKRVVKERKKFPGYVLVKMIMNDKTWYIVRNTAGVTGFVGPGSKPIPLTDEEMRRMGLQEVVSVDFVVGDQVKVMSGPFENFMGAVESINNDQQKVKVYISMFGRETLTELTFSQVEKL, from the coding sequence ATGACTGAAAGCACTGGAAAATGGTATGTCGTTCATACTTATTCTGGTCACGAGAATAAGGTGAAAAAAAACATTGAAAAAATGGTTGAAAACCGAGGCATGGAAGACCAGCTAGAAGAGGTCAGCGTGCCGATGGAAGAAGTTGTTGAAGTTAAAGACGGCAAGCGCGTGGTTAAGGAACGCAAAAAGTTTCCTGGCTATGTGCTCGTTAAGATGATTATGAATGATAAGACATGGTACATTGTGCGCAATACGGCCGGTGTAACTGGATTTGTTGGCCCGGGATCAAAACCGATTCCGTTGACAGATGAAGAGATGCGCCGAATGGGACTTCAAGAAGTCGTATCGGTGGATTTTGTTGTGGGCGATCAAGTCAAGGTCATGTCGGGTCCATTCGAGAATTTTATGGGTGCTGTCGAGAGTATCAACAATGACCAACAGAAGGTAAAAGTCTATATTTCAATGTTTGGTCGAGAAACTTTAACAGAATTGACATTTAGTCAAGTCGAAAAACTATAA
- the rplJ gene encoding 50S ribosomal protein L10, translating into MSSTTVLEQKKAKVQEIQTKIEAATSVVLVNYRGLNVEEVTELRNNYREAGIEYKVYKNNMMRFAFAAAGFEGMSEFLKGPNGVAFCADEVTAARITKEFAEKHKALELKAGVVAGEVMGLEKITEIANLPTKEILLTRLVIALNSPISKLARVAKAIAEKQEEGGEAPVEAAPVETEVAQDAE; encoded by the coding sequence ATGAGTTCAACTACAGTTTTAGAACAAAAAAAGGCGAAAGTACAAGAGATCCAAACAAAAATCGAAGCAGCAACTTCTGTTGTTTTGGTTAATTACCGCGGATTGAATGTCGAAGAAGTAACGGAATTACGAAACAATTACCGTGAGGCTGGGATTGAATACAAGGTGTACAAAAACAACATGATGCGCTTTGCATTTGCAGCTGCAGGATTTGAAGGCATGTCTGAGTTCCTAAAAGGACCAAACGGCGTTGCATTCTGTGCAGACGAAGTAACGGCTGCCCGCATTACCAAGGAATTTGCTGAGAAGCACAAGGCTTTGGAATTGAAAGCAGGTGTTGTGGCTGGTGAAGTGATGGGACTTGAGAAAATCACTGAAATTGCCAACTTACCAACGAAAGAGATTCTTCTTACTCGTTTGGTTATTGCATTGAATTCACCAATTTCAAAATTGGCACGAGTTGCAAAAGCAATTGCCGAAAAGCAAGAAGAGGGTGGAGAAGCGCCAGTTGAGGCAGCTCCAGTGGAAACAGAAGTAGCGCAAGACGCTGAATAA
- the rplK gene encoding 50S ribosomal protein L11 codes for MAKKVQAIVKLQIPAGKATPAPPVGTALGPHGVNIMGFCKEFNAKTADQAGLIIPVVLTVFADRSFSFITKTPPAAVLLKKAAGIESGSGEPNKTKVATVSSAQVREIAELKMPDLNAASIEAAMRMIAGTARSMGIVVED; via the coding sequence ATGGCTAAAAAAGTACAAGCAATTGTAAAACTACAAATTCCAGCTGGAAAAGCAACTCCTGCACCGCCTGTTGGTACAGCGTTGGGTCCACATGGTGTTAACATCATGGGATTCTGTAAAGAATTCAACGCAAAAACAGCAGATCAAGCAGGATTAATTATACCAGTTGTTTTAACGGTCTTCGCAGATCGATCATTTTCTTTCATCACAAAAACACCACCAGCGGCTGTTCTTCTAAAGAAAGCTGCAGGCATTGAGTCTGGTTCAGGTGAACCAAACAAGACTAAGGTTGCAACGGTTAGCTCGGCACAAGTTCGCGAAATCGCGGAATTGAAAATGCCAGACCTAAACGCTGCGTCTATCGAAGCTGCAATGCGTATGATCGCAGGTACTGCGAGAAGTATGGGAATTGTTGTAGAAGACTAG